Proteins encoded together in one Candidatus Nanopelagicales bacterium window:
- the whiA gene encoding DNA-binding protein WhiA yields IASKSREVRGVDRVVIRDGDAISALLTRLGAHESVMAWEERRMRREVRATAHRLANFDDANLRRSARAAVAAGARVERALAILGDDVPEHLSEAGQLRVTHKQASLEELGALADPPMTKDAIAGRIRRLLAMADKRAKDLGVPDTEAALTPDMLAP; encoded by the coding sequence GCATCGCGTCGAAGTCGCGCGAGGTTCGCGGAGTCGATCGCGTCGTCATCCGCGACGGGGACGCGATCAGTGCCTTGCTCACTCGCCTCGGCGCGCACGAATCCGTGATGGCGTGGGAAGAGCGTCGAATGCGCCGGGAAGTGCGCGCGACCGCGCACAGACTCGCCAACTTTGACGATGCCAACCTGCGCCGGTCGGCACGCGCTGCGGTCGCGGCCGGTGCACGGGTGGAGCGGGCGTTGGCGATCCTGGGAGACGACGTCCCTGAGCATTTGAGCGAAGCCGGCCAACTGCGAGTCACCCATAAGCAGGCCAGCCTGGAGGAACTCGGTGCCTTGGCAGATCCACCGATGACGAAGGACGCAATAGCCGGTCGAATTCGTCGTTTGCTCGCAATGGCGGACAAACGCGCAAAGGATCTGGGCGTACCGGATACCGAGGCAGCGCTGACTCCGGACATGCTCGCCCCCTGA